One region of candidate division KSB1 bacterium genomic DNA includes:
- a CDS encoding DUF2283 domain-containing protein — protein sequence MNKIKLVYFEQEDVLHLTITDEPESGSIELSPNITAELNDKGELIGIEILNASAFIRDSILDSAQAKMLRFSNLQTV from the coding sequence ATGAATAAAATCAAGCTGGTCTATTTTGAGCAAGAAGATGTTCTGCATCTGACTATCACTGATGAGCCGGAGAGTGGAAGTATCGAGCTCAGCCCCAATATCACGGCTGAGCTGAATGACAAGGGGGAATTGATCGGTATCGAGATTCTGAATGCAAGCGCCTTTATTCGGGATTCGATTTTGGATTCCGCACAGGCAAAAATGCTGCGGTTTTCCAACCTTCAAACTGTTTGA
- a CDS encoding DUF4159 domain-containing protein: MSLKIKKSIFPCAICFVGALLALSKISMAQPPAAPASNGAAPPAQAFTFVRVQWEGGRYGYGFSGRGGGPLWAHDYPTAEQNFYTALSALTSLPLTHENKIVTLQDDEIFDFPFLYICEVGYWTINEKEVERLSEYLARGGFLIVDDFRGGYEWNNFFDQIKKATPHVPQPITLEHPIFHCFFDFDRLGDHAPYGGLMPRYYAIFDDKGRMMAIINHNNDIGDGWEWPETDEVFSTEAFKLGINYLIYAMTH; the protein is encoded by the coding sequence ATGAGCCTAAAAATTAAAAAATCCATTTTCCCCTGCGCCATCTGTTTTGTCGGTGCGCTGCTTGCCCTCAGTAAAATAAGCATGGCGCAACCGCCGGCAGCCCCGGCCTCCAACGGCGCTGCGCCGCCCGCGCAAGCGTTTACTTTCGTGCGCGTGCAATGGGAAGGCGGGCGTTACGGCTACGGATTTTCCGGCCGCGGCGGTGGGCCGCTGTGGGCGCATGACTATCCCACTGCCGAACAAAATTTTTATACCGCGCTCAGTGCCTTGACCTCGTTGCCGCTGACGCATGAGAATAAAATCGTCACGCTGCAAGACGATGAAATTTTCGATTTCCCTTTTTTATATATCTGTGAAGTCGGCTATTGGACGATCAATGAAAAAGAAGTCGAGCGGCTTTCCGAGTATCTGGCGCGCGGCGGTTTCTTGATCGTCGATGACTTTCGCGGCGGCTACGAATGGAACAATTTTTTTGATCAAATCAAAAAAGCGACGCCGCATGTCCCACAACCGATTACCCTGGAGCATCCCATTTTTCATTGCTTCTTCGATTTTGACCGGCTCGGCGATCATGCGCCGTACGGCGGCTTGATGCCGCGCTATTACGCCATTTTCGACGACAAGGGCAGAATGATGGCGATCATCAATCACAACAACGACATCGGCGACGGCTGGGAGTGGCCCGAAACCGACGAAGTGTTTTCCACCGAAGCGTTCAAATTGGGCATCAATTATCTGATTTACGCGATGACACATTAA
- a CDS encoding DUF4159 domain-containing protein produces the protein MRLRSLVFLPFIVSGMFETATPQQVVQNDMFTFVRIKYSSGSYGYAFRMRFNSDSWEVDYPTAEENFLRGLRRITQLPVNDQALAMPLTDPEIFQYPFAYMLEVGYLRLSQAEADTLREWCLRGGFLMIDDFHGSAEWENFINEFSKAFPDRAPKRLPDNHPIFHCYYDFPTYPRVPGLGPLSMGRLYERDGYNPECWGIFDDDNRLMILINHNVDIGDSWEHAADSRYPTFYSKLGYMLGINYLVYALTH, from the coding sequence ATGCGATTAAGAAGTCTTGTTTTTCTGCCATTCATCGTGAGCGGCATGTTTGAAACGGCGACGCCGCAGCAAGTCGTGCAAAACGACATGTTCACGTTTGTGCGGATCAAGTACAGTTCCGGCAGCTATGGCTATGCTTTTCGGATGCGTTTCAACAGCGACAGTTGGGAAGTCGATTATCCCACGGCGGAAGAAAATTTTTTGCGCGGCTTGCGCAGGATCACGCAATTGCCGGTGAACGACCAGGCGCTGGCGATGCCCTTGACCGATCCGGAAATTTTTCAATATCCGTTTGCCTACATGCTGGAAGTCGGTTATTTGCGGCTTTCCCAAGCCGAGGCCGACACCCTGCGCGAATGGTGCTTGCGAGGCGGCTTTCTGATGATCGATGATTTTCACGGCTCGGCCGAGTGGGAAAATTTCATCAACGAGTTCAGCAAAGCTTTTCCGGATCGCGCGCCCAAACGACTGCCGGATAATCACCCGATCTTTCATTGTTATTATGACTTCCCGACTTACCCGCGCGTCCCGGGCCTCGGCCCGCTGTCGATGGGTCGTCTCTACGAACGCGACGGCTACAATCCGGAATGCTGGGGAATTTTCGACGACGACAATCGCCTGATGATCCTGATCAATCACAATGTCGATATCGGCGATAGCTGGGAACACGCGGCTGATTCACGCTATCCGACGTTTTATTCAAAATTGGGCTATATGCTGGGAATTAATTATCTTGTGTATGCGTTGACGCATTGA
- a CDS encoding AAA family ATPase, with the protein MQPLDDNVLTEQLQRTRDAILSELRKIIIGQEEIIELVMIALFTGGHCLITGVPGLAKTLLIRTLATVLDLDFKRIQFTPDLMPADITGIDVIEEDRTTGRRVMKFIKGPLFANIILADEINRTPPKTQAALLEAMQEHRITAGGQTYQLDEPFFVLATQNPIELEGTYPLPEAQLDRFMFNIVVDYLPEDQEVQVVNVTTSNFMPELRRVVSGREVLAMQTLVRKVFVADEVARYAVRFVRATRPNNKDAPDFVKKWVSWGAGLRASQYLILGGKARALLHGRANVSIKDIQALAFPVLRHRVLTNFYAESEKVNSEVIIRRLLELVPTPKSGL; encoded by the coding sequence ATGCAACCCCTCGACGACAACGTGCTGACCGAGCAACTTCAGCGCACCCGCGATGCGATTCTTTCCGAATTGCGCAAAATCATCATCGGCCAGGAGGAGATCATCGAGCTGGTGATGATCGCGCTGTTTACCGGCGGCCATTGTTTGATCACCGGCGTGCCCGGCCTGGCAAAAACCCTGCTGATTCGCACGCTCGCCACGGTCCTCGATCTCGATTTCAAGCGCATTCAATTCACGCCCGATCTCATGCCGGCGGATATCACCGGCATCGACGTGATCGAAGAAGACCGCACCACCGGCCGCCGCGTCATGAAATTCATCAAAGGCCCGTTGTTTGCGAACATCATTCTGGCCGATGAAATCAACCGCACGCCGCCCAAGACCCAGGCCGCTTTGCTCGAAGCCATGCAGGAACATCGCATCACCGCCGGTGGGCAAACCTATCAGCTCGACGAGCCTTTTTTCGTGCTGGCAACGCAAAATCCCATCGAGCTGGAGGGAACGTATCCCTTGCCGGAGGCGCAGCTCGATCGTTTCATGTTCAATATCGTCGTTGATTATTTGCCGGAAGATCAGGAAGTGCAAGTCGTCAACGTCACCACCAGCAATTTCATGCCGGAGTTGCGGCGGGTAGTCAGCGGCAGAGAAGTGCTGGCGATGCAGACGCTGGTTCGAAAGGTTTTCGTCGCTGACGAGGTGGCGCGCTACGCGGTTCGCTTCGTCCGAGCCACGCGGCCGAATAATAAAGATGCGCCTGATTTTGTCAAAAAATGGGTAAGCTGGGGCGCCGGCTTGCGCGCTTCGCAATATCTCATTCTCGGCGGCAAAGCCCGCGCGCTGTTGCATGGCCGCGCCAACGTCTCGATTAAAGACATTCAAGCCTTGGCGTTTCCGGTTTTGCGCCATCGGGTGTTGACCAATTTTTACGCCGAATCCGAAAAAGTCAATTCCGAAGTGATCATTCGGAGATTGTTGGAGTTGGTGCCAACGCCAAAGTCGGGACTTTAG
- a CDS encoding DUF58 domain-containing protein gives MKTQLRFLDPEILSKISGMELRARTVVEGFLSGLHRSPFKGFSVEFAEYRQYTPGDDPRHIDWKVYGRTDRYYVKEFEEETNLHCHILFDLSGSMAGTAGKKFAAARLSKFDYATYLAASLAYFIFMQRDAVGFVAFDEEIRLHIPAKVRPGHLHHILVELEKLRPGNNLKEQPDKLHQVAESFRRKGMVILISDLFCEVQALTRALEHLRFRGHDVIVFQLMDEFELNFNFTQLTRFVGLEGETPIMALPQAVRERYLNNLQTHFDALKQACGANRVDYTLLTTNQPLDFALQAYLAARSGKM, from the coding sequence ATGAAAACCCAACTCCGTTTCCTCGACCCGGAGATTCTCTCCAAGATTTCCGGCATGGAGTTGCGTGCGCGGACGGTGGTCGAAGGATTTCTCAGCGGCTTGCATCGCAGCCCGTTCAAAGGCTTCAGCGTGGAATTTGCCGAGTACCGCCAATACACGCCCGGTGACGATCCGCGGCACATCGATTGGAAAGTCTATGGCCGCACCGATCGCTATTATGTCAAGGAATTCGAAGAAGAAACCAATTTGCATTGCCATATTCTCTTCGATCTTTCCGGCAGCATGGCCGGCACCGCCGGAAAAAAATTCGCGGCGGCACGCCTGAGCAAGTTCGACTATGCCACGTATCTCGCGGCTTCACTGGCGTATTTCATTTTCATGCAGCGCGATGCCGTCGGTTTCGTGGCTTTCGACGAGGAGATTCGGCTGCATATTCCGGCGAAAGTGCGGCCGGGACATTTGCATCATATTCTCGTGGAACTGGAGAAACTGCGTCCGGGTAACAACCTTAAAGAGCAGCCGGACAAGCTGCATCAAGTGGCCGAGAGTTTTCGGCGCAAAGGCATGGTGATTTTGATCTCGGATTTGTTTTGCGAAGTCCAGGCGCTGACCCGCGCGCTCGAGCATCTGCGTTTTCGCGGCCATGATGTGATCGTCTTTCAGCTCATGGATGAATTCGAGCTGAATTTCAATTTTACGCAGTTGACGCGCTTCGTCGGTTTGGAAGGCGAGACGCCGATCATGGCGCTGCCGCAGGCCGTGCGCGAGCGCTATTTGAATAATTTGCAAACGCATTTCGACGCCCTCAAACAAGCGTGTGGCGCCAATCGCGTCGATTATACGCTGCTCACCACGAATCAACCGTTGGATTTCGCCCTGCAGGCATATTTGGCGGCGCGCAGCGGAAAAATGTAG
- a CDS encoding BatA domain-containing protein: MFGFLTAPYLLLGLGAALLPVLIHLIRRNKPETVHFAAMRFLDSTPLRLLRYQKLKHLLLLLLRILALLLLGLAFARPYLTGDKVPRLLGGEPRAIAIIVDVSASMAAADHFATAREEARRLLQQASSNDRVWLIGAANIAELLAENAEPQQAEAALAQLRQRQTAGNLRETLLFADQLLDRSPLQRRAIYLISDLQASNLPAGNFTFNSNAEFEPMAVKPAWQNVAVLDGQMVESTQEVSAGSAASPPRARQDDRVTAYACRVRNFSDSDQRLEVQLFNQATPAVPLATRSLSLAARTEQVIQFAAANLKNVGREQTVYFEIKAPVDDLPADNRFYLVAEAERKRRVLILRGSAESTYFVREALGLQRSLYQLHEATPNTLSQYRLEDFDAVLVAGVAGFNRGEAAALQQYVEQGGGLILTLAATLQSEMYNRFLAEILPGKISVPVRATGRAPQAGLALTEIDFGHPIFKIFVDPSNGDPTKIHVSQYYRLEAVPQAIRLAGFEDGAPALLERGAGKGKVLLWVSSLDLKGGNLPVRGIFVPLLYQWLNYVCRPDPPQTTTVAGQTLFLDEAIQPARALTVTFPDGAQREFEKLQPPVLKETAQTGFYRVQQNQRVFWHAVNLEARESDPASVSAENFAARVIRPDEHALAQNSVAGIFGAPEASQRDTEKQQKLWRLGLWALLILLMTEVWLANRTPR, encoded by the coding sequence ATGTTTGGTTTTTTAACAGCGCCTTATTTGTTGCTCGGCCTCGGCGCGGCCTTGTTGCCGGTGCTGATTCATTTGATTCGCCGCAACAAGCCGGAGACCGTGCATTTTGCCGCGATGCGCTTTCTTGACAGCACGCCGCTGCGCTTGCTGCGGTATCAAAAACTGAAACATCTCCTGCTGCTGCTCCTGCGAATTTTGGCGCTACTCTTGCTCGGCCTGGCGTTCGCGCGGCCGTATTTGACCGGCGACAAAGTACCGAGGCTGCTTGGCGGCGAGCCGCGTGCCATCGCGATCATCGTCGACGTTTCGGCGAGCATGGCTGCTGCTGATCATTTCGCCACGGCGCGTGAAGAAGCACGAAGACTTCTCCAGCAAGCTTCGTCGAATGATCGCGTGTGGCTGATTGGTGCCGCCAATATCGCGGAGCTGCTCGCTGAAAACGCCGAACCCCAGCAGGCGGAAGCGGCTCTGGCGCAGTTGCGGCAGCGGCAAACCGCCGGCAATTTGCGTGAAACGCTTTTGTTCGCCGATCAACTGCTCGACCGCTCGCCGTTGCAGCGCCGCGCAATCTACCTCATTTCGGATTTGCAAGCGAGCAATCTGCCGGCCGGAAATTTTACGTTCAACAGCAACGCCGAATTTGAGCCGATGGCCGTCAAACCCGCCTGGCAGAACGTCGCCGTGTTGGATGGTCAAATGGTCGAATCAACTCAAGAGGTTTCGGCGGGGTCTGCCGCAAGCCCGCCGCGCGCGCGCCAGGATGATCGCGTTACAGCTTACGCCTGCCGCGTGCGAAATTTTTCCGATAGCGATCAGCGTCTCGAGGTGCAGTTGTTCAATCAAGCCACGCCGGCGGTACCGCTGGCAACGCGAAGTCTCTCGCTTGCCGCGCGAACTGAGCAGGTCATACAATTTGCCGCTGCCAATTTGAAGAATGTGGGGCGAGAGCAAACCGTGTATTTTGAAATCAAGGCGCCGGTTGACGATTTGCCGGCGGACAATCGTTTTTATTTGGTGGCGGAGGCGGAAAGGAAACGCCGCGTGCTCATTCTCCGCGGCAGCGCCGAATCAACTTATTTCGTTCGCGAAGCCTTGGGTTTGCAGCGTTCACTTTATCAGCTTCACGAGGCAACTCCCAACACCTTGTCGCAGTATCGGCTTGAAGATTTCGACGCGGTTCTCGTCGCCGGCGTGGCCGGTTTCAACCGCGGCGAGGCGGCGGCGCTGCAGCAATATGTCGAGCAAGGCGGCGGCTTGATTCTCACGCTGGCCGCGACATTGCAGAGCGAGATGTACAATCGCTTTTTAGCGGAAATTTTGCCCGGCAAAATTTCCGTGCCGGTGCGGGCAACCGGCCGCGCGCCGCAAGCTGGCCTGGCGCTTACCGAAATTGATTTCGGCCATCCGATTTTCAAAATTTTCGTCGATCCCTCCAACGGCGATCCGACAAAAATTCACGTCTCGCAATATTATCGCCTCGAAGCCGTTCCGCAGGCGATTCGCCTGGCCGGCTTTGAAGACGGCGCGCCGGCCCTGCTCGAGCGCGGCGCCGGCAAAGGCAAAGTTTTGTTGTGGGTCTCGAGCCTTGATTTGAAAGGCGGCAATCTGCCGGTGCGCGGCATTTTTGTGCCGCTGCTTTATCAATGGCTGAATTATGTTTGCCGCCCCGATCCGCCGCAAACCACGACAGTGGCCGGGCAAACACTTTTTTTGGACGAAGCCATCCAACCCGCGCGAGCCTTGACCGTCACCTTTCCGGATGGCGCGCAGCGCGAGTTTGAAAAATTACAGCCGCCGGTTTTGAAGGAAACCGCGCAAACGGGTTTTTATCGCGTGCAGCAAAATCAGCGTGTGTTTTGGCACGCGGTAAATCTCGAGGCGCGTGAATCCGATCCGGCGAGTGTGAGCGCGGAGAATTTTGCCGCCCGCGTCATCCGCCCGGATGAGCACGCGCTGGCGCAAAACAGCGTGGCCGGAATCTTTGGCGCTCCCGAAGCTTCGCAACGCGACACCGAAAAACAACAGAAACTCTGGCGCCTCGGCCTGTGGGCGTTGCTGATTTTATTGATGACGGAAGTTTGGCTGGCGAATCGAACGCCGCGATAG